One genomic window of Nicotiana sylvestris chromosome 10, ASM39365v2, whole genome shotgun sequence includes the following:
- the LOC104231571 gene encoding protein SAR DEFICIENT 1-like: MAAKRYFDDSADPDSNHPNYKRMRKTPSFASVIKEVVMVNFLDNFCAALEPMLRRVVHEEVENGLRQCSRSIGRSPSLRIKALEPSNLRLIFSKKPSLPIFTNSKIVDSDGHPLQLLLVDATGDCLVPTTLASPIKVEIVVLDGDFPIGENEATWTNEEFNKNIIKERVGKRPLLTGELNITMRDGVVSLGDLEFTDNSSWIRSRRFRLGAKVVHVGKGQNNVRIMEAMTDTFMVKDHRGELYKKHYPPALGDDVWRLEKIGKDGTFHKKLTSHGIKTVQDFLKLANIDPEKLRRILGSGMSEKMWEVTYRHAKTCEMGTKSYIARGTTYTLFLNPICQVVKAIINGQICHNRELRGIQRAYIEKLVKDAYINWSSLEEVDGGLVMNEQALLTQGEAKVLHQNAYQLQHTMLTAEECTCDCNWI; the protein is encoded by the exons ATGGCAGCTAAAAGATACTTTGATGACTCTGCTGATCCTGATTCCAACCACCCAAATTACAAACGCATGAGAAAAACACCTTCTTTTGCTTC TGTAATAAAAGAAGTGGTGATGGTGAATTTCTTAGATAACTTCTGCGCAGCCTTGGAACCCATGCTCCGAAGAGTG GTTCATGAAGAGGTGGAAAATGGACTACGGCAATGTTCTCGATCAATAGGGAGATCACCTTCATTAAGAATTAAAGCTTTGGAACCATCAAACCTACGTTTGATATTCAGCAAAAAGCCTTCTTTACCAATATTCACCAACAGCAAGATTGTGGATTCAGATGGCCACCCTCTCCAGCTCCTACTTGTGGATGCAACCGGCGATTGCCTGGTTCCGACCACCTTAGCTTCTCCGATTAAAGTCGAAATCGTCGTGCTCGACGGCGACTTTCCTATCGGAGAAAATGAAGCAACTTGGACAAATGAAGAGTTCAATAAGAACATAATTAAGGAAAGGGTTGGAAAAAGACCATTGCTAACTGGTGAACTTAATATAACTATGAGAGATGGTGTTGTTTCCCTTGGAGATCTTGAATTTACTGATAATTCTAGTTGGATTCGGAGCAGGAGATTTCGACTTGGTGCAAAGGTTGTTCATGTTGGAAAAGGTCAAAATAATGTTCGAATAATGGAAGCCATGACTGACACTTTTATGGTTAAAGACCACCGCGGAGAAT TGTATAAGAAGCATTATCCACCAGCATTGGGAGATGATGTGTGGCGTCTTGAAAAGATTGGAAAAGATGGAACTTTTCACAAGAAGCTAACTTCACATGGCATCAAGACGGTACAAGATTTTCTGAAGTTGGCAAATATTGACCCAGAAAAACTAAGAAGG ATACTTGGAAGCGGGATGTCGGAGAAAATGTGGGAAGTAACATATAGACATGCAAAAACTTGTGAAATGGGCACCAAATCATACATAGCGAGAGGAACTACCTATACTCTCTTCCTCAATCCCATATGTCAAGTTGTTAAAGCAATTATTAATGGGCAAATTTGCCATAATCGAGAATTGCGAGGAATCCAAAGG GCCTATATTGAGAAGTTGGTGAAGGATGCCTACATAAATTGGAGTTCTTTAGAAGAAGTTGATGGTGGGCTGGTCATGAATGAACAAGCTCTACTTACTCAAG